From Saccharothrix espanaensis DSM 44229, the proteins below share one genomic window:
- a CDS encoding WxL protein peptidoglycan domain-containing protein, translating into MSRTLRPLLVLVTAAFAWVSLLWAAPGAALAQDPVTWGVRPAASADHGDNRPNYSYAAEPGSTVRDALTIANHGDRPITLLVYAADGFTTAGGQLDLRPRGEQSTGLGAWVSAAQSQVEVPAKSAVDVPFTIAVPADAGPGDHSGGIVTSLAVPEQSGGVNVDRRLGTRIHLRVAGEAAPALAISDLAVDYRGTVNPLGLGSATVGFRVTNTGNLRMSAEQAVSVEGLFGLGGQERALTVPELLPGAHLDFTVELADVPPLVRLDAEVRLTPKVEGVDAGGQSGDVTAAAGAWAVPWSALVLLVVVVGLVVLLRLRARRRRVATDRRIAEAVREALDNDRTPADH; encoded by the coding sequence ATGTCCCGCACCCTCCGCCCGCTGCTCGTCCTGGTCACCGCCGCGTTCGCCTGGGTCTCGCTGCTCTGGGCCGCGCCCGGTGCCGCGCTGGCACAGGACCCGGTGACCTGGGGGGTGCGTCCCGCGGCCTCCGCCGACCACGGCGACAACCGCCCCAACTACAGCTACGCGGCCGAGCCGGGCAGCACCGTCCGCGACGCCCTGACCATCGCCAACCACGGCGACCGGCCGATCACCCTGCTGGTCTACGCCGCCGACGGCTTCACCACGGCGGGCGGACAGCTCGACCTGCGCCCCCGCGGCGAGCAGTCGACCGGCCTGGGCGCGTGGGTGAGCGCGGCGCAGTCGCAGGTCGAGGTCCCGGCCAAGTCGGCCGTGGACGTGCCGTTCACCATCGCGGTGCCCGCCGACGCCGGCCCCGGCGACCACAGCGGCGGCATCGTCACCTCGCTGGCCGTGCCCGAGCAGTCCGGCGGCGTGAACGTGGACCGCCGGCTGGGCACCCGCATCCACCTCCGGGTCGCGGGCGAGGCCGCGCCGGCCCTGGCGATCAGCGACCTGGCCGTGGACTACCGGGGCACGGTGAACCCGCTCGGCCTGGGCTCGGCGACCGTCGGCTTCCGGGTGACCAACACCGGCAACCTGCGGATGAGCGCCGAGCAGGCGGTCTCGGTCGAAGGACTTTTCGGGCTGGGCGGCCAGGAGCGTGCGCTCACCGTGCCGGAACTGCTGCCGGGTGCCCACTTGGACTTCACCGTGGAACTGGCCGACGTGCCACCGCTGGTCCGGCTGGACGCCGAGGTCCGGCTCACCCCGAAGGTCGAGGGCGTCGACGCCGGCGGCCAGTCCGGTGACGTGACGGCAGCCGCCGGCGCGTGGGCCGTGCCGTGGAGCGCGCTGGTCTTGTTGGTAGTGGTGGTGGGCCTGGTCGTGCTGCTGCGCCTGCGAGCACGCAGGCGTCGGGTGGCCACCGACCGCCGCATCGCCGAAGCGGTGCGGGAAGCGCTCGACAACGACCGGACCCCGGCCGACCACTGA
- a CDS encoding ABC transporter ATP-binding protein, translated as MISTLIGLIPAEDRGKATRYAVLAVGSTVLRATSCLLLVPLVSALFSATPADAYGWLGALTAVTALAWAVDAALARLGFTIGFALLGRTHRDTAERLTRVPLGWFTGERTATARRAVAAGGPELVGLVVNLLTPLLSAVLLPVVLALGLLVVAWPVGVAAALAVPALLFALWAGNRVSRAADAADARAHSAVTERVLEFARTQQALRAARRVDPARSAAGAAVTAQRGTTLRLLLLQVPGQLLFGVAAQIGLLLLAGTVAVLAVRGDLPGPEAVALVVVAVRFLEPFTTLAELAPALETVRGSLDDIRAVRTADAEPEAGQPIEVDVPPGIEFRGVTFGYGGTPVVDGLSFTVGPGTTTAIVGPSGSGKSTVLALLAGLHQPDSGRILIGGVDTTALPPAERRRLCSMVFQHPYLFTGGIRDNIRAGDPTADEAAVDRAAALARVDRIADGAAQVGEAGTALSGGERQRVTIARALLSPAPVLLVDEATSALDTENEAAITATLADDAHPRTRLIVAHRLNAIRTADHVLYLEDGAVVEQGTIAELTARGGRFAEFRAHHERSATWRVGRQTTPAPE; from the coding sequence ATGATCAGCACCCTGATCGGCCTGATCCCGGCCGAGGACCGCGGCAAGGCGACCCGGTACGCCGTGCTCGCGGTCGGCTCGACGGTCCTGCGCGCGACGAGCTGCCTGCTGCTGGTCCCGCTGGTGTCGGCGCTGTTCTCGGCCACCCCGGCCGACGCGTACGGCTGGCTGGGCGCGCTCACCGCGGTCACCGCGCTCGCCTGGGCGGTGGACGCGGCGCTGGCCCGGCTCGGTTTCACGATCGGCTTCGCCCTGCTCGGCCGGACCCACCGGGACACCGCCGAGCGGCTCACCCGCGTCCCGCTCGGCTGGTTCACCGGGGAGCGCACCGCGACCGCCCGGCGGGCCGTCGCGGCGGGCGGGCCGGAACTCGTCGGCCTGGTCGTCAACCTGCTCACGCCGCTGCTCAGCGCCGTGCTGCTGCCCGTCGTGCTCGCGCTCGGGTTGCTGGTCGTCGCGTGGCCGGTGGGCGTGGCCGCCGCGCTCGCGGTGCCGGCGCTGCTGTTCGCGCTGTGGGCGGGCAACCGCGTCAGCCGGGCCGCCGACGCCGCGGACGCCCGCGCCCACAGCGCGGTGACCGAACGCGTGCTGGAGTTCGCCCGCACCCAGCAGGCGTTGCGCGCGGCCCGCCGCGTCGACCCGGCGCGCAGCGCGGCGGGTGCGGCCGTCACCGCGCAGCGCGGCACCACCCTGCGGCTGCTGCTGCTCCAGGTGCCCGGCCAACTGCTGTTCGGCGTGGCCGCCCAGATCGGGCTGCTCCTGCTGGCCGGGACGGTCGCCGTGCTCGCGGTGCGCGGCGACCTGCCCGGCCCGGAGGCGGTGGCGCTGGTCGTGGTGGCGGTGCGGTTCCTGGAGCCGTTCACCACGCTCGCCGAACTGGCCCCGGCGTTGGAGACCGTCCGGGGCAGCCTGGACGACATCCGCGCCGTCCGCACCGCCGACGCCGAACCCGAAGCGGGACAACCGATCGAGGTCGACGTCCCGCCCGGCATCGAGTTCCGCGGGGTCACCTTCGGCTACGGCGGGACGCCCGTCGTGGACGGCCTGTCGTTCACCGTCGGGCCCGGCACCACCACCGCGATCGTCGGCCCGTCCGGTTCGGGCAAGAGCACGGTGCTCGCCCTGCTGGCGGGCCTGCACCAACCCGACAGCGGCCGGATCCTCATCGGCGGCGTGGACACCACCGCCCTGCCGCCGGCCGAGCGCCGACGCCTGTGCAGCATGGTCTTCCAGCACCCCTACCTGTTCACCGGCGGCATCCGGGACAACATCCGGGCGGGCGACCCGACCGCCGACGAGGCGGCCGTGGACCGCGCCGCCGCGCTGGCCCGCGTCGACCGGATCGCGGACGGTGCCGCCCAGGTCGGCGAAGCCGGGACGGCGCTGTCCGGCGGCGAGCGCCAACGCGTCACCATCGCCCGCGCCCTGCTCAGCCCGGCCCCCGTCCTGCTCGTCGACGAGGCCACCAGCGCGCTGGACACCGAGAACGAGGCCGCGATCACCGCGACCCTCGCCGACGACGCCCACCCCCGCACCCGCCTGATCGTCGCCCACCGCCTCAACGCCATCCGCACCGCCGACCACGTGCTGTACCTGGAGGACGGTGCCGTGGTCGAGCAGGGCACCATCGCCGAGCTCACCGCGCGGGGAGGCCGCTTCGCCGAGTTCCGCGCCCACCACGAGCGCAGCGCCACCTGGCGCGTCGGCCGGCAGACCACACCCGCGCCGGAGTAG
- a CDS encoding ABC transporter ATP-binding protein/permease has product MAARGFQGAVLRGFGARDHVATVVGVSRIAPNFVRVRLSAPDLVDALKPEPTEWLRFWFPDPTGSDKEHQRAYTIVRADRETGEFAVDVVLHEPAGPATAWVLAAEPGATVAVTSFGSSRFALPDQPPAGYLLVADPASVPAVNGILGVLPDDADVELYLEQQHDEDGLIPLAEHPGLRVHRVPRRGETSLAAAIEDRDWSDWHAWVATETGTLKHVRKLLRDGFGFPKADLHAQAYWAHGRAMGSLRRTEPAEPDPPAPDPTPSPTGPTTGSAAGSTTASATGSATAEPTTGPTTGPTTGPAATKAATTRKAGRWRSQAAGELFAPVKKTIIAAGVLQAVITLVQLAPFVVLVDLARLLLAGADAERLRGTGIAFLVLLAAGTALGSALMLWLHVVDARFGADVRHGLLGKLTRLPLGWFTRRGSGSVKNLVQDDTLALHSLVTHAIPDAVAAVVAPVAVLGYLFATDWRLALVLLVPVLVYLLAFAAMMFQSGPKIAEAARWAERMTAESAAYLDGQPVIRVFGVAASSFRRAQTGYTAFLEEWQRPFIGKKTFIDLVTRPTTFLWLIAAAGTPMVVGGALDPVTLLPFLLLGTTFGARLLGIGYGLGGVRAGVLAARRIAVALGEPELVERESAPRAAEPGTVHFDGVSFGYRPGKPVVHDVTLTLRPGTVTALVGPSGSGKSTLAGLLARFHDVDAGAIRVGGRDVAALGSDELYRRIGFVFQDVQLVRGTVRDNIALARPDATDAEVESAAREALVHDRIIRLPEGYDTVIGPEAALSGGERQRLTIARALLADTPVLILDEATAFADPESEYLVQQALSRLTRDRTVLVIAHRLHTVTDADQIVVLDRGRVVETGTHADLHAAAGRYRALWDSHRAPARAEATR; this is encoded by the coding sequence ATGGCCGCACGGGGGTTCCAGGGCGCGGTGCTGCGCGGGTTCGGCGCGCGCGACCACGTCGCGACCGTGGTCGGGGTGTCCCGGATCGCGCCGAACTTCGTGCGGGTGCGGCTGTCCGCGCCCGACCTGGTCGACGCGCTCAAGCCGGAGCCGACCGAGTGGCTGCGGTTCTGGTTCCCCGACCCGACCGGCTCGGACAAGGAGCACCAGCGCGCCTACACGATCGTCCGGGCCGACCGGGAGACCGGCGAGTTCGCGGTCGACGTCGTGCTGCACGAGCCCGCCGGGCCGGCGACGGCGTGGGTCCTCGCGGCCGAGCCCGGCGCGACGGTCGCCGTCACCTCGTTCGGCTCGTCCCGGTTCGCGCTGCCCGACCAGCCGCCCGCCGGCTACCTGCTGGTCGCCGACCCGGCGTCGGTCCCGGCCGTCAACGGGATCCTCGGCGTGCTGCCCGACGACGCCGACGTCGAGCTGTACCTGGAGCAGCAGCACGACGAGGACGGGCTGATCCCGCTCGCCGAGCACCCCGGGCTGCGCGTGCACCGCGTGCCCCGGCGCGGCGAGACGTCGCTGGCCGCCGCCATCGAGGACCGCGACTGGTCGGACTGGCACGCCTGGGTCGCCACCGAGACCGGCACCCTCAAGCACGTCCGCAAGCTGCTGCGGGACGGGTTCGGCTTCCCCAAGGCGGACCTGCACGCCCAGGCGTACTGGGCGCACGGCCGGGCGATGGGGTCGTTGCGCCGCACCGAACCCGCCGAACCCGATCCCCCGGCACCCGACCCCACGCCGTCCCCCACCGGACCTACCACCGGGTCCGCCGCCGGATCTACCACCGCGTCCGCCACCGGGTCCGCCACCGCCGAGCCGACCACCGGGCCGACCACCGGGCCGACCACCGGGCCGGCGGCGACCAAGGCCGCGACCACCAGGAAGGCCGGGCGCTGGCGGTCGCAGGCCGCCGGGGAGCTGTTCGCCCCGGTCAAGAAGACGATCATCGCGGCGGGCGTGCTCCAGGCGGTGATCACGCTGGTCCAGCTCGCGCCGTTCGTGGTGCTGGTCGACCTGGCCCGGCTGCTGCTCGCCGGGGCGGACGCGGAACGCCTGCGGGGCACCGGGATCGCGTTCCTCGTCCTGCTCGCGGCGGGCACCGCGCTGGGCAGCGCGCTCATGCTGTGGCTGCACGTCGTGGACGCCCGCTTCGGCGCGGACGTGCGCCACGGGCTGCTCGGCAAGCTGACCCGGCTGCCGCTGGGGTGGTTCACCCGGCGCGGTTCCGGGTCGGTCAAGAACCTGGTGCAGGACGACACCCTGGCCCTGCACTCCCTGGTCACGCACGCCATCCCGGACGCCGTCGCCGCCGTGGTCGCGCCGGTCGCCGTGCTCGGCTACCTGTTCGCCACCGACTGGCGGCTCGCGCTGGTGCTGCTGGTGCCGGTCCTGGTGTACCTGCTCGCGTTCGCCGCGATGATGTTCCAGAGCGGGCCCAAGATCGCCGAGGCGGCGCGCTGGGCGGAGCGGATGACCGCCGAGTCCGCCGCCTACCTCGACGGGCAGCCGGTGATCCGGGTGTTCGGCGTGGCCGCGTCGTCGTTCCGCCGCGCGCAGACCGGGTACACCGCGTTCCTGGAGGAGTGGCAGCGGCCGTTCATCGGCAAGAAGACGTTCATCGACCTGGTGACCCGGCCGACGACGTTCCTGTGGCTGATCGCCGCCGCCGGCACGCCGATGGTGGTCGGCGGGGCGCTCGACCCCGTGACCCTGCTGCCGTTCCTGCTGCTGGGCACGACGTTCGGCGCGCGGCTGCTCGGCATCGGCTACGGGCTCGGCGGGGTCCGGGCGGGCGTGCTGGCCGCCCGGCGGATCGCGGTGGCCCTGGGCGAGCCGGAGCTGGTCGAGCGGGAGTCCGCGCCGCGCGCCGCCGAACCCGGGACCGTCCACTTCGACGGGGTGTCCTTCGGCTACCGGCCGGGCAAGCCGGTCGTGCACGACGTGACGCTGACCCTGCGGCCGGGCACGGTCACCGCGCTGGTCGGCCCGTCCGGGTCCGGGAAGTCCACGCTGGCGGGCCTGCTGGCCCGGTTCCACGACGTCGACGCGGGCGCGATCCGGGTCGGCGGGCGGGACGTCGCCGCGCTGGGCTCCGACGAGCTGTACCGGCGGATCGGGTTCGTCTTCCAGGACGTGCAGCTCGTCCGCGGCACCGTGCGCGACAACATCGCCCTGGCCCGCCCGGACGCAACGGACGCCGAGGTCGAGAGCGCCGCGCGGGAAGCCCTGGTGCACGACCGGATCATCCGGCTGCCCGAGGGATACGACACGGTGATCGGTCCGGAGGCCGCGCTGTCCGGCGGCGAGCGCCAGCGGCTCACCATCGCCCGCGCCCTGCTCGCCGACACGCCCGTGCTGATCCTCGACGAGGCCACCGCGTTCGCCGACCCGGAGTCGGAGTACCTCGTCCAGCAGGCGCTGAGCAGGCTCACCCGGGACCGCACGGTGCTGGTGATCGCGCACCGCCTGCACACCGTCACCGACGCGGACCAGATCGTCGTCCTGGACCGGGGGCGGGTGGTGGAGACCGGCACGCACGCCGACCTGCACGCCGCCGCCGGCCGTTACCGGGCGCTGTGGGACAGCCACCGAGCGCCCGCCCGAGCGGAGGCCACCCGATGA
- a CDS encoding TetR/AcrR family transcriptional regulator, whose protein sequence is MAARGRVGGRPARIGLADIERAGREIGLADLTVQAVATALGVTPTALYRHVDGRFGLETLVGEAVLAGLRVVDDPAHDVAGHLVSFAVQLRDFVLDHPGLSTYLHVLFPRGPSGAALLEGGIAALVRRGYRPDAASVVCGTVALLAISLAAAEERQRQGIAATPGFERRLAESRRLLGTGGLLAEAHAEMPDIGTDAYFRLVVTACLGGILTTAPAGRSVAEITTALGLSTGER, encoded by the coding sequence ATGGCGGCACGGGGACGGGTCGGCGGCCGGCCCGCGCGGATCGGCCTGGCCGACATCGAGCGGGCCGGCCGGGAGATCGGGCTGGCCGACCTCACCGTGCAGGCCGTCGCGACCGCGCTCGGGGTGACGCCCACGGCGCTCTACCGGCACGTCGACGGCCGGTTCGGGCTGGAGACGCTGGTCGGCGAGGCGGTGCTGGCCGGGCTGCGGGTCGTGGACGACCCCGCGCACGACGTGGCCGGGCACCTGGTGTCCTTCGCCGTGCAGCTGCGGGACTTCGTGCTCGACCACCCGGGTCTGTCCACCTATCTGCACGTCCTGTTCCCGCGCGGCCCCTCCGGCGCGGCGCTGCTGGAGGGCGGGATCGCCGCGCTGGTCCGGCGCGGCTACCGGCCCGACGCGGCGTCGGTGGTCTGCGGCACGGTCGCGCTGCTGGCGATCAGCCTCGCCGCCGCCGAGGAGCGGCAACGCCAGGGCATCGCGGCGACGCCCGGGTTCGAGCGCCGGCTCGCCGAGTCGCGGCGGCTGCTCGGGACCGGCGGGCTGCTCGCCGAAGCGCACGCCGAGATGCCCGACATCGGCACCGACGCCTACTTCCGCCTGGTCGTCACCGCGTGCCTGGGCGGCATCCTCACCACCGCCCCCGCGGGCCGCTCGGTCGCCGAGATCACCACCGCGCTGGGCCTGTCGACAGGAGAGCGCTGA
- a CDS encoding DMT family transporter: MTRRSEVDWKTLAAVVVTMVLWASAFVGIRYAGAHYEPGSLALGRLLVGALALGAVAVVKGVTAPPRAAWPGIAGSGVFWFALYTVALNWGERHADAGTAAVVVGVGPVLAAILAGVVLKEGLPARLVAGLAIAFTGAVAAGLAGGHGSSTTSGVLLCLLAAAGYAVGVVVQKPALAHASALQATTFGCAIGAVACLPFAGRLVDDVVAAPASATISVVYLGLLPTALAFYTWAYALSRTTTGKLGATTYAVPAIVVLLSWLLLDEVPGPVAVLGGALCLVGVAVSRTKPAAREREPAAPPAG, from the coding sequence GTGACCCGTCGGTCCGAAGTGGACTGGAAAACCCTGGCGGCCGTCGTGGTCACGATGGTGTTGTGGGCGTCGGCTTTCGTCGGCATCCGCTACGCCGGGGCGCACTACGAACCCGGCTCCCTGGCACTCGGCCGGTTGCTCGTCGGCGCGCTCGCGTTGGGCGCGGTGGCCGTCGTGAAGGGGGTGACGGCTCCGCCGCGCGCTGCGTGGCCGGGAATCGCCGGGTCGGGCGTGTTCTGGTTCGCGCTCTACACGGTGGCGTTGAACTGGGGCGAGCGGCATGCCGACGCGGGTACCGCCGCGGTGGTCGTCGGCGTCGGCCCGGTGCTGGCCGCGATCCTGGCCGGTGTCGTGCTGAAGGAGGGCCTGCCGGCGCGGCTCGTCGCGGGGCTGGCGATCGCGTTCACGGGAGCGGTGGCGGCCGGTCTGGCGGGCGGTCACGGGTCTTCGACGACGTCCGGGGTGTTGCTGTGCCTGCTCGCCGCCGCCGGGTACGCGGTGGGCGTGGTGGTGCAGAAACCCGCTCTCGCGCACGCGTCGGCGTTGCAGGCCACCACTTTCGGGTGCGCGATCGGCGCGGTGGCGTGCCTGCCGTTCGCCGGGCGGCTCGTGGACGACGTGGTGGCCGCGCCGGCGTCGGCGACGATTTCCGTGGTGTACCTGGGTCTGCTGCCGACCGCGCTGGCGTTCTACACGTGGGCGTACGCGTTGTCCCGCACCACGACGGGGAAGCTCGGGGCGACGACGTACGCGGTGCCCGCGATCGTGGTGCTGCTGTCGTGGCTGCTGCTGGACGAGGTGCCCGGCCCGGTGGCCGTGCTGGGCGGCGCGCTGTGCCTGGTCGGTGTCGCCGTGTCGCGGACCAAGCCCGCCGCGCGGGAACGGGAGCCGGCGGCGCCGCCCGCCGGTTGA
- a CDS encoding class I adenylate-forming enzyme family protein: protein MTANLAGYLALRALDNGWNPLPAYRVGDDVYTYEDVHTGAARFAAALRARGAGPGSRVVLALPDGIDLVWAFLGAVRLGAVAVPVNRALHPDEIVRAVRTAQPHVIVAEADLAALFDAVVDPAQLRAARDGAAVADVTADTPAYAVFTSGTTGEPKLCFHTHGDPGVYEQGIGEVLGVTPADVTFSVSRMYFAFGLANSLLVPLHRGGSVVLSRERATEDSALHLVQRHGVTLFYGQPSFYARLLGHPDHAKLTGLRLAMVGGEVLSEAVEARVRELLGDRLLNVFGSTEIGHAAISNAPGAQRPGTVGRVLPPYRIRIVDEQGVETPPGVEGRLEVAGPSITPGVLHGGDEFSRADGWYATGDAATADVDGYVRLHGRLDDVEIVGGQNVHPTEIEDLLMRHPDVQEAGVCSVRRGNGVTTLRAYVALTESARENRAPDGVAERVGAELLDTAKEKLTWYKVPEDVVFVTALPRTPSGKLRRREVRALAAR from the coding sequence ATGACCGCGAACCTGGCCGGGTACTTGGCGCTCCGGGCGCTCGACAACGGCTGGAACCCCCTGCCCGCCTACCGCGTCGGCGACGACGTGTACACCTACGAGGACGTCCACACGGGTGCGGCGCGGTTCGCCGCCGCGTTACGCGCGCGTGGTGCGGGGCCGGGCAGCCGGGTGGTGCTGGCGCTGCCCGACGGCATCGACCTGGTGTGGGCGTTCCTGGGCGCGGTGCGGTTGGGCGCGGTGGCCGTGCCGGTCAACCGCGCGCTGCACCCGGACGAGATCGTGCGGGCGGTGCGGACCGCGCAACCGCATGTCATCGTCGCCGAAGCCGACCTGGCCGCGCTGTTCGACGCGGTGGTCGATCCGGCGCAGTTGCGTGCCGCGCGCGATGGAGCGGCGGTCGCGGACGTCACGGCGGACACCCCGGCGTATGCGGTGTTCACCTCCGGCACGACCGGCGAACCGAAGCTGTGCTTCCACACGCACGGCGACCCCGGGGTGTACGAGCAGGGCATCGGCGAGGTCCTCGGCGTCACCCCGGCGGACGTCACGTTCTCGGTGTCCCGCATGTACTTCGCGTTCGGCCTGGCGAACTCGCTGCTCGTCCCGCTGCACCGGGGCGGGTCGGTCGTGCTGTCCCGCGAACGGGCCACCGAGGACAGCGCGCTGCACCTGGTGCAGCGCCACGGGGTCACGCTCTTCTACGGCCAGCCCAGCTTCTACGCCCGGCTGCTCGGGCACCCCGACCACGCGAAGCTGACCGGGCTGCGGTTGGCCATGGTCGGCGGCGAGGTGCTGTCGGAGGCGGTGGAGGCGCGGGTGCGCGAGCTGCTCGGCGACCGGCTGCTCAACGTGTTCGGCAGTACCGAGATCGGGCACGCCGCCATCTCCAACGCCCCCGGCGCGCAACGCCCCGGCACGGTCGGCCGCGTGCTGCCGCCGTACCGGATCAGGATCGTGGACGAGCAAGGCGTCGAGACGCCGCCCGGCGTGGAGGGCCGGCTGGAGGTGGCCGGACCGTCGATCACGCCCGGCGTGCTGCACGGCGGCGACGAGTTCTCGCGCGCGGACGGCTGGTACGCCACCGGTGACGCCGCGACCGCCGACGTGGACGGGTACGTGCGGCTGCACGGCCGGCTGGACGACGTGGAGATCGTCGGCGGGCAGAACGTCCACCCCACCGAGATCGAGGACCTGCTGATGCGGCACCCCGACGTGCAGGAGGCGGGGGTGTGCTCGGTCCGGCGGGGCAACGGTGTGACGACGTTGCGGGCTTACGTCGCCCTCACCGAGTCGGCCCGCGAGAACAGGGCACCGGACGGTGTGGCGGAGCGGGTGGGCGCGGAACTCCTCGACACCGCCAAGGAGAAGCTGACCTGGTACAAGGTCCCGGAGGACGTGGTGTTCGTGACCGCGCTGCCCCGCACGCCCAGCGGCAAGCTGCGGCGGCGCGAGGTCCGGGCGCTGGCCGCGCGGTGA
- a CDS encoding SAM-dependent methyltransferase has translation MTSDGIADSYNDNSVLFRVLGHVGWGDLVNVGYLTWPTLPLALGGLGWFQRRLVRRSLALLDARPGEAVLDACCGRGLTTAWLARRGCRAVGVDIQPEQVAQARARFGRQPGARFAVADVTAPPARAGDVDLPDGGFDRVHCLEAAFHFGADGRRAFLASAHRLLRPGGRLVLVDFTWRGSDPTTIDALDRDRLVRTTWHFEEFEPLDRYLTAARDTGFTVRAVHDWTPHVLAHYGRLVPPLRRVLATRAGRRAARLYRPALGALTDADWRHLVRLMDAHLDALVTPCRYSALVLDKPA, from the coding sequence ATGACTTCGGACGGCATCGCCGACTCCTACAACGACAACAGCGTGCTCTTCCGCGTGCTCGGTCACGTCGGCTGGGGCGACCTGGTCAACGTCGGCTACCTGACCTGGCCCACCCTGCCGCTGGCGCTCGGCGGCCTGGGGTGGTTCCAACGCCGCCTGGTCCGCCGGTCGCTCGCGCTGCTGGACGCCCGGCCGGGCGAGGCGGTGCTGGACGCGTGCTGCGGGCGCGGGCTCACCACGGCGTGGCTGGCCCGGCGGGGCTGCCGGGCGGTGGGCGTCGACATCCAGCCCGAGCAGGTCGCGCAGGCCCGCGCCCGGTTCGGGCGGCAGCCCGGAGCCCGGTTCGCCGTCGCCGACGTGACCGCGCCGCCGGCGCGGGCCGGGGACGTCGACCTGCCCGACGGCGGTTTCGACCGCGTGCACTGCCTGGAGGCCGCGTTCCACTTCGGCGCGGACGGCCGGCGGGCGTTCCTGGCGTCGGCGCACCGTTTGCTGCGCCCGGGAGGCAGGCTCGTGCTGGTCGACTTCACCTGGCGCGGCAGCGACCCCACCACGATCGACGCCCTCGACCGGGACCGCCTGGTCCGCACCACCTGGCACTTCGAGGAGTTCGAGCCGCTGGACCGCTACCTGACCGCCGCGCGGGACACCGGTTTCACCGTGCGGGCCGTCCACGACTGGACGCCCCACGTCCTGGCCCACTACGGCCGGCTCGTGCCGCCGCTGCGGCGGGTGCTCGCCACCCGGGCGGGACGTCGGGCCGCCCGCCTCTACCGGCCGGCGCTCGGCGCGCTGACCGACGCCGACTGGCGGCACCTGGTCCGGCTGATGGACGCGCACCTCGACGCGTTGGTCACCCCGTGCCGCTACAGCGCGCTGGTCCTGGACAAGCCCGCGTGA
- a CDS encoding helix-turn-helix domain-containing protein produces the protein MAENALGRFLRARREAAAPAGFGLPDGTRRRTPGLRRGEPAVLAGISVEYLTRLERGRDRHPSAQVVGALADALRLSSHERVHVHRLVKAGGATCSAMAAPRPVRPTVPALLDRPEPTPAYVVDSGGDVLACTTGFRWLAERVRPALHRRDRRARRDRGPVVAAPGGRRAGPGLREPDPAGRPGGGRRARRPPRRGVAVRCSRGDRTARHDGRAIRHPKPVRVKRWSPTPSPPTPENQPDFATRHFPSGLAAAPGCPRPRPGDGPADTDRSGVVDRSPVRWRRHAPPGTARTRRERRSGLVRAIRRRFHQRPAKRLPSEWRCSLDWVTCVHHAAIWRFRAGTSR, from the coding sequence ATGGCCGAGAACGCACTGGGCAGGTTCCTGCGCGCCCGGCGGGAGGCCGCCGCCCCGGCCGGGTTCGGGCTGCCGGACGGCACCCGCCGGCGCACGCCGGGGCTGCGCCGGGGTGAGCCGGCGGTGCTGGCCGGGATCAGCGTGGAGTACCTGACCCGGCTGGAGCGCGGCCGCGACCGGCACCCGTCGGCGCAGGTCGTCGGCGCGCTGGCGGACGCGCTGCGGCTCTCGTCCCACGAGCGCGTGCACGTGCACCGGCTGGTGAAGGCGGGCGGCGCGACGTGTTCGGCGATGGCCGCGCCGCGCCCGGTGCGCCCCACCGTGCCGGCGCTGCTCGACCGGCCGGAACCGACGCCGGCGTACGTCGTGGACAGCGGGGGTGACGTGCTCGCGTGCACCACCGGGTTCCGGTGGCTCGCCGAACGAGTTCGGCCGGCGCTTCACCGCCGCGACCGCCGTGCCCGACGGGACCGGGGTCCGGTCGTGGCGGCACCCGGTGGCCGGCGTGCTGGACCTGGCCTACGAGAGCCTGACCCTGCCGGGCGACCGGGTGGCGGCCGACGCGCTCGCCGCCCGCCTCGACGTGGCGTCGCAGTCCGTTGTTCGCGCGGTGATCGGACGGCCCGTCACGATGGCCGGGCGATTCGTCACCCGAAACCCGTTCGGGTGAAACGATGGTCGCCGACACCGTCGCCACCGACACCGGAGAACCAGCCCGACTTCGCCACCAGGCACTTTCCGTCCGGGCTCGCGGCGGCCCCGGGGTGTCCACGACCGCGCCCAGGTGATGGACCTGCGGATACGGACCGCAGTGGCGTCGTGGACCGCTCGCCGGTCCGGTGGCGCCGCCACGCCCCGCCGGGCACCGCGCGAACCCGGCGCGAACGGAGATCCGGGCTGGTCAGGGCGATTCGACGACGGTTCCACCAAAGGCCAGCGAAACGGTTACCGTCCGAATGGCGATGTTCACTGGATTGGGTGACTTGTGTACACCATGCGGCTATCTGGCGATTTCGGGCCGGAACATCCCGATAG